The DNA segment CGGTGGCCACGCTCGACAACGACGCGGGCCGCGGCTCGTACGGGGTGCCGAACCCGATAGGGATCGTCATCGACCTGGACGTCATCCGCGACGCACCGGTGCGCTACGTCCGGGCCGGCATCGGCGACGTGATCTGCAAGATCTCCGCCGTGGCCGACTGGGAGCTGTCGCACCGCGAGACCGGCGAGCCCGTCGACGGGCTCGCCGCCGCGATGGCCCGGCAGGCCGCCGAGGCCGTGCTGCGCCATCCCGGAGGCATCGGGGACGACGACTTCCTGACGACGCTCTCCGAGGCTCTGGTGCTGTGCGGCATCTCGATGGCCGTGGCCGGCGACAGCCGCCCGGCCTCCGGTGCCTGCCACGAGATCAGCCACGCGTTCGACCTGACCTTCCCCAGGCGCAGCGCCCTGCACGGGGAGCAGTGCGGTCTGGGCGGTGCGTTCGCCACCTTCCTGCGCGGCGACCACGCGATGGCCATGCAGATGGTCGGCGTGCTGCGCCAGCACGGGCTGCCCGTACTGCCCGAGGAGATCGGCTTCACGGCTGACGAGTTCGTCCAGGTGGTGGAGTTCGCGCCGCAGACCCGCCCCGGCCGTTACACGATTCTCGAGCACCTCGATTTGTCCACCCACCAGATCAAGGACCGATACACCGACTATGCCAAGGCCATCAGTAGCTGAACTCCGCCCCGTCGTTCACCCCGAAGGGGTGAAGGACCGGCGCAGCGGTGAGCATTGGGCGGGACGCCTGTACATGCGGGAGGTCTCGCTCCGGATCGACCGGCACCTGGTGGGCACCAGGGTCACGCCCAATCAGCTCACGTACCTGATGACCTTCTTCGGTGTCCTGGCCGCCCCGGCACTGCTGGTGCCGGGGATCCCGGGCGCGGTCCTCGGCCTGATCGCGGTCCAGCTGTACCTGCTGCTCGACTGCGTGGACGGCGAGGTCGCCCGCTGGAAGAAGCAGTTCTCCCTCGGCGGGGTCTACCTGGACCGGGTCGGTGCCTACCTGTGCGACGCCGCCGTCCTGGTCGGCCTCGGCCTGCGTGCCTCGGACCCCTGGGGCACCGGGCGCATCGACTGGCTGTGGGCCTTCCTCGGCACGCTCGCCGCGCTCGGCGCCGTGCTGATCAAGGCGGAGACCGACCTCGTCGGGGTCGCCCGCCACCAGGGCGGGCTGCCGCCGGTCAAGGAGGCCGCGAGCGAGCCGCGCTCCTCCGGTGTCGCGCTGGTGCGCCGGGCCGCTGCGGCCCTCAGGTTCCACCGGCTGGTCCTCGGCATCGAGGCCTCGATGCTCATATTCGTCCTCGCGGTCATCGACGCGGCCCGCGGAGACCTGTTCTTCACCCGTCTCGGCACCGCCGTGCTCGCCGCCATCGCGCTCGTGCAGACCCTGCTCCACCTGGTCTCCATCATGGCGTCCAGCAGGCTGAAGTGAGGACGGCCGTGAGCGCTGCCACCGAGAGCAGGCCGCTGAAGGTGGGTGCGGTGATCATCACCATGGGCACCCGCCCGGCCGAGCTGCGCGCACTCATCGACTCGATCGCCAAGCAGGACGGCGATCCGGTCGAGGTGGTCGTGGTCGGCAACGGCTCCCCGGTACCGGACGTCTCCGGCCTGTCCTGCCCCGTGCGGACCGTGGAGGTGCCCGAGAACCTCGGCATTCCGGGCGGCCGCAACGTAGGCATCGCCGCCTTCCGCAGCGGCTCCGACCGGGCCGTGCCGGCGGACGAGCTCACCGGCGCCCCGACCGGCGCCCCCGTACGCGTCCCCGTCGGCGCCTCCACCGTCGGTCCCGGCGCGACCGGCGCCGGGGACCCGGACGGGGCGGGCGCCCCCGAGCCCCTCATCGGCGACGCCGTGGGCAGCGGCCCCTTCGACGTGGACATCCTGCTCTTCCTCGACGACGACGGCCTGCTCGCCCACCACGACACCGCCCAGCTCTGCCGGGAGGCCTTCGCCGCCGACCCCGAGCTCGGCATCATCAGCTTCCGCATCGCCGACCCCGAGACCCGCCTCACCCAGCGCCGCCACGTCCCCCGGCTGCGCGCCTCCGACCCGATGCGCTCCTCCCGCGTGACCACGTTCCTCGGCGGGGCCAACGCCGTGCGCACGGAGGTCATCGCCGAGGTCGGCGGGCTGCCCGGCGACTTCTTCTACGCCCACGAGGAGACCGATCTCGCCTGGCGTGCCCTGGATGCCGGCTGGGAGATCGACTACCGCTCCGACCTGGTCCTGCTGCACCCCACCACCGCCCCGTCACGGCACGCGGTCTACCACCGGATGGTGGCCCGCAACCGCGTCTGGCTGGCACGCCGCAACCTTCCCGCCCCGCTGGTCCCTCCCTACCTGGCGGTCTGGCTGCTGCTGACGCTGCTCAGGCGGCCGTCGCGGGCCGGACTCAGGGCCTGGTTCGGCGGTTTCCGGGAGGGCTGGACGACGCCGTCCGGGCCGCGCCGGCCCATGAAGTGGCGCACCGTGTGGCGGCTGACCCGACTGGGCCGACCCCCCATCATCTGAGAAGCTCGAATCCGTAGCAGCGGGTGGCCGGCCGTGCCGTGAAGGGCCGGCGGCCCCGCACACGCCAAGGCCCCGGGCTTCTCCCGCGCCTGGGAAGACCGGGCCGAAGAAGACGAAAGCATCCGCCTGTGAGTGAGACAGCACACGACGCCGGTGTCACGGTGGGCTCCGGCCCGTCGTCACCCGACGACGGACTTGCCCCCGCGGAACTGGCCGCCAAGTACGGACTCTCCGTGAGCGGCGCCCGGCCGGGCCTGGCCGAGTACGTCCGCCGGCTCTGGGGGCGGCGCCACTTCATCCTCGCCTTCTCCAGCGCCAAGCTGACCGCCCAGTACAGCCAGGCCAAGCTGGGCCAGGTCTGGCAGGTCGCCACCCCGCTGCTGAACGCGCTCGTCTACTATTTGATCTTCGGGCTCATCCTCCAGGCCAGCCGCGGCATGCCGCACGAGGTCTACATCCCGTTCCTGGTGACCGGCGTCTTCGTGTTCACGTTCACCCAGAGCTCGGTGATGGCGGGCGTCCGCGCGATCTCGGGCAACCTCGGCCTGGTCCGCGCGCTGCACTTCCCCCGGGCCTCGCTGCCCATCTCCTTCTCGCTCCAGCAGCTCCAGCAGCTGCTGTTCTCGATGATCGTGCTGTTCGTGATCACGATCGCCTTCGGCAGCTACCCCGGCCTGTCCTGGCTGCTGATCCTGCCCGTGCTCTTCCTGCAGTTCCTGTTCAACACCGGCCTCGCGCTGATCATGGCCAGGCTGGGCAGCAAGACGCCCGACCTCGCCCAGCTGATGCCGTTCGTGCTGCGCACCTGGATGTACGCCTCGGGCGTGATGTTCTCCATCCCCGTGATGCTGGAGGGTCGGCCGGGCTGGATCGCCGACGTCCTGCAGTGGAATCCGGCCGCCGTCTACATGGACCTGATGCGCTACGCCCTCATCGACGGCTACGGCTCCTCGAACCTGCCGCCGCACGTCTGGGCCGTCGCGCTGGCCTGGGCCGTGCTCCTCATCGGCGGCGGATTCGTGTACTTCTGGAGGGCCGAGGAGCAGTACGGCCGTGGCTGAGCGGGACACCGGAGCGCACGTCCCCGCCCTCATCGCGGACGAACCGCACGCCGTCCACCGCGTCAACGGCGCCGCCTCGCGACGGGCTTGGCCCACGACCGGCGACCGCACGTTCCGGGGGGCGTTCGAGGAACGCATCCGGGAGCTGAACGAGGAGGCCGGAACGGTCTCCCTGGTGGGCTCCGACAACACGTCCGTACGCGACACCTGCGACCGGGTGCTCTGGCTGGAGCGCGGCGAACTGCGCATGGACGGACCCACCGTCGAGGTGCTCGACGCGTACGAGAAGTTCACGGAGAAGTAGCGCCCGCGGGGACCGGTAGGGGGAATCCGGCCATGTTGCCGTGCCCTGCCCGTGGCGCGGGGTATTCCGGCCCACCGGTGTGATCCATCCCACCAGTAGAGAATCCGCCAACGACCCGGGCTGGAGCCGTCGGAGCACGTCAGGCAGCCCGGCCGCACGTGCGGGACCAACTTGCGGTCAACTGCGTGGTATTGACACGGATCTGATCCGCCGCCGTCCGAAGGGTGTCCGGAAAAGCGTTTCCCGATCTTCCCGGTCGATGTTGGAATCTTGACGCCGATCGGTGTGTTCTTGTGATGTGCAGGACACCCCGACGATCTCTGATGCGTTGTACAACGTAAGCTGTAGCGGTGCTGAAAGGCGCCAACTGGGGCGATAACGCCCGACGCCTCGGCGCGGGGGACGGGGCGCGGAGTGCAGGCCCGGGCGGCGTGTCCGAAAGAGGATGTATTGGGTCGGCAGTGTAGAACGGGAGATGTGACGGCAATGGCTACGGGAAGTCCCCAGCTCCGCGGCGCTTGTGCCGTCCCCGCGCCGGGCAGCACGCGGTGACGGGATCCGAGGCCGCGGGCGCTGGGACAGCCGCCGGGGAAGCCGCCGAGGGCGGGGCCGCGGGCACCGAGGCGGTCGTGCGCGGCACGCTCGACAAGGCGGCCCACGAGAACTTCCCTGTGGCGCCCTTCTTCCTGCCGCGTGCCTGGCGGGACGACCTCATGGCCGTCTACGGCTACGCCCGCCTGGTGGACGACATCGGCGACGGCGACCTCGCCCCCGGTGGCGCCGATGCCCGCCATCTGGGCCTCGGCACCGAGGAGGCCGAGGACCGCATCGCCATGCTGGACGCCTTCGAGGCGGACCTGCGGCGCATCTTCGAGCGCACGGGGGACGGTCCCCGGCACCCGGTGCTGCGCAGGCTCGCCCCGACGGTGCACCGGCACTCCATCAGCCCCGAGCCCTTCCTCGGGCTGATCGCGGCCAACCGTCAGGACCAGCTGGTGGGCCGCTACGAGAGCTACGACGACCTGCTGGCCTACTGCGAGCTGTCGGCCAACCCCGTCGGCCGTCTGGTTCTGGCCATCACCGGCACCGCGACGCCCGAGCGGATCCGGTTGTCCGACGCCGTCTGCACCGCCCTGCAGATCGTCGAGCACCTGCAGGACGTCTCGGAGGACCTGCGGCGCGACCGCATCTACCTCCCCGCTCAGGACATGAAGCGGCATCAGGTCCAGGAGGAGGACCTCGCCGCGGCCACGGCCGGCGAGCCGGTGCGCGCGCTGATCGCCTTCGAGGCGGACCGCGCCAGAGGCCTGCTGAATGAAGGGACCCCCCTCGTGGGTAGCGTCCACGGCAGGCTGAAGCTGTTGCTCGCGGGGTTCGTGGGCGGGGGGCGGGCGGCGGTCCGCGCCATCGAGGCCGTCTCCTACGACGTACTTCCCAGACCACCCAAGGCGGGCAAGGTTCAGCTGCTGCGCGAGGTGGGAGCGACTCTGCGAGGAAAGGGGTGAGTCGGACCGTGGAGCTCGATCAGCCCGTGTCCGCGCCGGTACTCGCCGCATACAGTTACTGCGAGGCCGTCACCGGGCAGCAGGCCCGGAATTTCGCGTACGGGATCAGGCTGCTCCCGACGCCCAAGCGCCGGGCCATGTCCGCGCTGTACGCGTTCTCCCGCCGGGTGGACGACATCGGCGACGGCGACCTCGACCCGGA comes from the Streptomyces sp. TS71-3 genome and includes:
- a CDS encoding iron-containing alcohol dehydrogenase family protein; translated protein: MPVLTRLIPSPVVVDIRRGALDDLAEILSDQRIAPSGRMAFAISGGSGQALRERFAPALPGADWFDDADGTIDGAVRLADSIKKAGHYDTIVGLGGGKVIDCAKYAAARVGLPLVAVATNLANDGLCSPVATLDNDAGRGSYGVPNPIGIVIDLDVIRDAPVRYVRAGIGDVICKISAVADWELSHRETGEPVDGLAAAMARQAAEAVLRHPGGIGDDDFLTTLSEALVLCGISMAVAGDSRPASGACHEISHAFDLTFPRRSALHGEQCGLGGAFATFLRGDHAMAMQMVGVLRQHGLPVLPEEIGFTADEFVQVVEFAPQTRPGRYTILEHLDLSTHQIKDRYTDYAKAISS
- a CDS encoding CDP-alcohol phosphatidyltransferase family protein; this encodes MPRPSVAELRPVVHPEGVKDRRSGEHWAGRLYMREVSLRIDRHLVGTRVTPNQLTYLMTFFGVLAAPALLVPGIPGAVLGLIAVQLYLLLDCVDGEVARWKKQFSLGGVYLDRVGAYLCDAAVLVGLGLRASDPWGTGRIDWLWAFLGTLAALGAVLIKAETDLVGVARHQGGLPPVKEAASEPRSSGVALVRRAAAALRFHRLVLGIEASMLIFVLAVIDAARGDLFFTRLGTAVLAAIALVQTLLHLVSIMASSRLK
- a CDS encoding glycosyltransferase family 2 protein, whose amino-acid sequence is MGTRPAELRALIDSIAKQDGDPVEVVVVGNGSPVPDVSGLSCPVRTVEVPENLGIPGGRNVGIAAFRSGSDRAVPADELTGAPTGAPVRVPVGASTVGPGATGAGDPDGAGAPEPLIGDAVGSGPFDVDILLFLDDDGLLAHHDTAQLCREAFAADPELGIISFRIADPETRLTQRRHVPRLRASDPMRSSRVTTFLGGANAVRTEVIAEVGGLPGDFFYAHEETDLAWRALDAGWEIDYRSDLVLLHPTTAPSRHAVYHRMVARNRVWLARRNLPAPLVPPYLAVWLLLTLLRRPSRAGLRAWFGGFREGWTTPSGPRRPMKWRTVWRLTRLGRPPII
- a CDS encoding ABC transporter permease, whose amino-acid sequence is MSETAHDAGVTVGSGPSSPDDGLAPAELAAKYGLSVSGARPGLAEYVRRLWGRRHFILAFSSAKLTAQYSQAKLGQVWQVATPLLNALVYYLIFGLILQASRGMPHEVYIPFLVTGVFVFTFTQSSVMAGVRAISGNLGLVRALHFPRASLPISFSLQQLQQLLFSMIVLFVITIAFGSYPGLSWLLILPVLFLQFLFNTGLALIMARLGSKTPDLAQLMPFVLRTWMYASGVMFSIPVMLEGRPGWIADVLQWNPAAVYMDLMRYALIDGYGSSNLPPHVWAVALAWAVLLIGGGFVYFWRAEEQYGRG
- the hpnC gene encoding squalene synthase HpnC is translated as MRGTLDKAAHENFPVAPFFLPRAWRDDLMAVYGYARLVDDIGDGDLAPGGADARHLGLGTEEAEDRIAMLDAFEADLRRIFERTGDGPRHPVLRRLAPTVHRHSISPEPFLGLIAANRQDQLVGRYESYDDLLAYCELSANPVGRLVLAITGTATPERIRLSDAVCTALQIVEHLQDVSEDLRRDRIYLPAQDMKRHQVQEEDLAAATAGEPVRALIAFEADRARGLLNEGTPLVGSVHGRLKLLLAGFVGGGRAAVRAIEAVSYDVLPRPPKAGKVQLLREVGATLRGKG